The sequence CTTTGCACAGGAAAGAGATGTCGTCTGCCCGGTAGCCCGTTTCTTCCTGCAGTTCCCGCAGGGCAGCCGCCTTCGGATCCGGCTCTTTGTTCACGCGCCCTGTGGGGAGCATCCAGATGTAGTCCTTGAAGAATGGACGGAATTCACGGATGAGCACGACTTTCCCTGCATCGGTGATGGCAATGATGTGAGCGGTATCGCAGCGGGTGACGCGTGCGACGCGCTTGACCTTGCCGTTCGGGAGGGGGGCTTCCTCGAAGGTGACACGCCAGCCGTGGCCTGAATAAAGCTCTTCCATTGAGGTTATTGTATACCTTTCTGCTCCGCTCGTTAGGATTTGGGACAAAGGATGAAGGACTAAGGACAGAGGACTAAGGACGAAGTGCTTTCAGATGATCCATTTTTGTAATAAGAGCATTGAGAAGCCGCTGCACCTCACGACAGTCTCTCAACAACTCATCATGCTTGTTTTCTATGAGGTAGTCGACTTTATGGCAGTAATAGAGAAAGCTCATAACTTCGGTAAGTTCTCCACGCGCTTGCACGTATTTGTGCATCTTATCGGCGAATGTGTACCGACCGAAACCCTCTGCGATATTTGCTGCAACAGAGAGGATCGCGCGACGTAATTGTGGCGTGACGCCGAATTGCTCATCCTTCGGGAATTCCTTGGTGGCACGATGGATGCTGATCGCAAGAGCCATCGCCTTCTGCCAGGGTCCGAATATTGTGAAGTCCCTTTCCATAACTCACGATCTCTTAGTCCTTAGTCCTCTGTCCTTAGTCCTTAGCCCTTTCCCCTTTGTCCTAAATCTCCGCTGCTTTCCGGACCTCCTTTTCCAATTGCTCCGTCAGTTTCATCTGCTGGGCGAGCGTGAGGCAGGCGGCGATGCGACCCTGCCCGAGTGCCTCTTCTCCGTAGCGGAAGTGCGTGCCGGATTTTTCGACGATGCCGTATTTGACCCCGAGATCGAGCAGATCCCCCTCGCGGTTGATGCCCTTGGCATAGAGGATGTCGAACTCGGCCTGCCGGAAGGGCGGAGCGATTTTGTTCTTCACGACTTTTACGCGGGTGCGGTTGCCGACGATTTCCTGGTCCCCTTCGCCTTTCTCGAGGATTTTATCGATGCGGCGCACATCCAGACGGACGGAGGCGTAGAACTTGAGGGCGTTGCCGCCCGTGGTGGTCTCGGGATTGCCGAACATCACGCCGATCTTCATGCGCATCTGATTGATGAAGATAATAGTGGTATTCGTCTTGCTGACGATGGCCGTGAGTTTGCGTAACGCCTGGCTCATGAGGCGGGCATGCAAACCCAAATGGCTGTCGCCCATCATGCCCTCAATTTCCGCGCGCGGTGTCAGGGCCGCCACGGAGTCCACGACAATCAGGTCGATGCCGGCTGAACGTACCAAGGTCTCGGTGATCTCGAGGGCCTGCTCGCCGTCATCCGGCTGCGAGACCAAGAGGGCATCGATATCCACGCCGATCTTCTTGGCGTACTGCACGTCCAATGCGTGTTCCGCATCGATGAAGGCTGCCTTGCCGCCGCGTTTCTGCGCCTGTGCGATCACGTGGAGCGCGAGGGTGGTCTTGCCGGAAGATTCGGGACCGTAGATCTCGACGATGCGGCCTTTGGGAATGCCGCCACCGAGTGCGATGTCGAGGGAAGTGGCACCGGAAGGGATGCATTCGATCTTGACGGCGTGTTCGTCACCCATGCGCATGATGGCTCCGGCGCCGTACTGTTTTTCGATCTGCGCGAGAGCGGCCTTCAGGGCTTCCTCTTTCGGATTCTTACTGGTGGAGTGCGTTGACTCTTTTGGCAGAGTGGTCATATCGGCTTTGGAAGAAAGTGCTTTTGCCATGGTAGGGTTGAGGAAAGAGGGGAGAAAGGTGTAAATTCGTACACCAATGTACTCATCCTGATTACCATGCGCAATGACAATCTCTTGCAGAATAAGACAAAGAGTGATGGTGTATTATTGTACACCAGGTGAGGAGCCTGCGGGGGCGGAAACGGACCGGCAGCGGCCGATATTTTCTTTGAAATCCGTGATGGCGCAGTACTGACCGGGAGGACAGAGGATGCCGGCCGTGCCGCCGCAGGGGGCGCCGTCTGCGGCACCGGAGGTCGCAGAGCCGCTGCGTGAACTTGCAGTGGCTCCGAACTGCAGCGAGCTTAAGAAGGCCATCCACTGTGCGCGCAGCACTTCGGCTTCCTCCGGGGCTTTTGGCGGGGTGAACGTGAGGGTGAGCAAATCTGCTCCGCGTTCCACCGCCATGATCTCTGTTCCGCTCTCCCGATCGGTGCGACGGATGGCGTGTTTGCCTGCAATGGTGAAGGGCACACCGTCGGAGGGGAGGGGAGTTTGCTTGGCAAGGGAGATGGAGATCAGCGGAGTAGCACTCCCTTCGAGCACGAAGACAGTGGCACCCGCCTGCGTTGCCATCATCCAGGAGCGTGGGGCCTGCCCCTTGAGATCGAAGGCCGGCAACGAAACACTCTGCTGGTCCTTCTCCACCGTCTGTGCATCCTCCGCGACGAGCACTGGCAGGAGGGTCGGGTCGGAATTTGCCTCAAAGACTCCGCGGATGACGACGTTCTTCCCTTCGAGCGATCGCAGGTTCACCGAGGTGCTCTCGACGAAGCAGAGGCGCTTGCCGCCCTCGGTGAGGAGGTGCGATCCACGGCGCAGGGTAGAGATCTCTGCGGGGATGAGGGTTCCCGTCATTGTCTGTACGCCTTCGGGCAGGAACGCGGGAGGGGTCTTCTCCCAGCAGGCGGTGAGGAGGAGCGAGCTGCCCAGGAGCAGGAAGACGGGAAGGCGTTTCATGTCTCTATTCTCCGCGCAGGAGAGGCCTTTCGGCAAGGAGACGTTTCGCAGAAAAAGAGGCCCGGATGGACCTCTTTCCATTGGTAAGGGGAAGGGGAGCACTACTTCTTCTTGCTCGGATCGAAGGCGTAGACGGCGCGGCCCACGCGGGTGAAGTAGGGCATCTTCTGCAGATTCAGGGAAATCGTGCCGACCTTTACGGTCCGCTGCTTGCCGACTTCGGCAATGATCTCTTTCTTGCTTAAGGGGCCTTTCTCTTTGAGGATCCGCTCAATGACATCGGCGACTGTTCCGGGCTCGTAGCCCCACTCGCTCAAGGCGTAGAGACCGCGGCCCACGAGTACGAACTGCGGGTAGCGGATGAGCTCGTTGTGCACCGCCTGCACCGTGACGTTCTTGTGGTCGAACTTGGCCTCGCGGATGCGGTTGGCGATCTCCATGAAGTGGAGCGGCTCGCCCGATTTCTTCAGGATGATTTCGACCTTGTCGCGGATACTGCGGGGACGGACGAACCTCCACTCGGTGAGACCCCACCCCTCCGGAATTTCTTTGAGACGCTCGTCGATCTTGAGGCACGAGAGGATGAGCTCGCGGCTGGGGACCCTGCCCTCGAACAGATTCATCGACTGCACGGCCGAGACGATCTCGTCGGCCTGCATGCAGGATTTACGCTTCTTGAGGATCTTGGTCACGCTGTTGACGATGAGCAGGATATCCTCCATGGCGAGAGAATCTAAGCGCCAGAACGGTACGAAGGTGTTGCTGCGGCTGCCGAGGGACATCTCGTGATCGATGGAGAAGGAGAGACGCAGCACCGAGCCATCCACCTGGGCACTTCCCTGGATGCGGCGCAGCACCATCGAGATGAGCTCGTCTTCGCGCAGGAGCCCCCCATGCACGCGCAGAATGCCCTTGGCGAGTGCGTTCACTTCATCCAAGCGCGTCGTGCGCACAGTGCGCTTGAGCTTGTTTAAGGCGATGGATTCGATCTGCCGGATGCGCTCGCGCGTCACGTTGAACTGTTTCCCGATGCGCTCGAGGGTCTGTTTCTGGTTTCCCTGCAGCGCAAACCGTCTCTTCACGACTGTCGCCTCTTTCTCGGTGAGAACGAGGAAGAGATTATCGAGTAACTCCTGCAGGTTCAGCGTGATCTGGGGTGCAGTGGCTGTCTGCGGAGTCGTCGTGGAGGCGGCCTGGGGAGCGGTCATCAGCAGGGGGGAAAGAACATCCCTCGTTTTACCATAACATTGACAGAGACAAAAGATGCCGTAGGGGTTCGAGTAGACGGGAGATGAGACATGTTGCTCCATGTCTCGGAGTGCACTTGTATCGACATTGCAGTCACTCGATTCCCGACGCTCTCACAAGCGGCAAAGTTCACCTCTCGCCCGTAGACGAAGCCTGGGGGCGAACGGTAAGAACGCGGTGTTCTAATGAACAGGTAAAGGATGATATTTTAGTAATTTTTCCAACATTGTCAACAATCTTCCTGATGCTTTGGAATAACTGTAGAGAGCAGATTTAGGGCAGCAATGGCATCCGGATCGCTCTGTGGACCCCGTGGGGTGGTATATCGCTCATCTTTGAGCAAAATTGGCAAACCAAGGGAACCGATCTCGGCCGCGACCGAACGGACCAGGCGGGCCTGCGATCCCTCCTCGCCGGAGGGCAGCAGGGGGAGCCCGATGATCAATTGGTCAATCGAGCGTGCACGAATCAGCTGCTCAAGCTGTGCGACGAGAGCTGCAGTCGAACGGTGCTGGAGCGTATCAAGCGGAAGAGGTACACCCACTGCGTCATCAAGATAGGCCACCCCGGTGCGCTTGGTTCCAATATCGAGGGCGAGTAATCGGGCCATCTATTTCTTCTTCCCGAGCGAAGCGACCAGGGAGGCGGCATGGGATTTCTGCCGGGCGGCGTTCTTCCAATGAATGAGGTGCTTCTTCGCTGCGGTGTCGATGGCCTTCATGACGGTGGGGAGCAGTTTCACGGCCTCGTCGTGCTTTCCTTCTTTTGCCAGATCGGTGAGCGTTCGCACAGCGGACTTCATGCGCGTCTTGAACGGACGGCGCGCATCGCGCTTCACAGCGCTCTGACGCATGGCTTTGGTGGCGGATGACGTAATCGGCATAGGGCGCGTGGAAGGGTAGGGAAGGAGTGCAGGAGCGTCAAGGAAAAGCCTGTTCCGATTGGCGTGCGGAGAGTGCGTGCGGGGGGATTCGCGTGATGAAAGTGCGGAGCCCTCTGCATTGACTCTCCTGCATAAATCAATAGAATCTCCGTATTCCCAAGCCATTTCTCAATGTGCGGAATCATTGGATATGTCGGCAAAAGGACGGATGCAGGGTTTCTCGTGGTTGAGGGTCTCAAGCACCTCGAATATCGGGGTTATGACTCGTGGGGGGTGGCCTGCAAGACGAAGGACGGCATCGCCATCCGCAAAGATGTCGGCAAGATCAGCACTGTGAACCCGGCGGAGTTTTTGAAGTCCTGTTCGCTGGCCATGGCACACACGCGCTGGGCGACCCACGGCGGCGTGACGCAAGAGAACGCTCACCCGCATGTGAGCTGCGACGGCAAGATCGTGGTCGTGCTCAACGGCATCATCGAAAATTTTGAAACGCTCCGCGAAGAGCTGAAGGCGAAGGGGCACCGGTTCGTTTCCACCACGGATACCGAAGTCATCCCACATCTCATCGAGGAAGAAATGAAGCATGAGCCGGACTTCGCCGCAGCCGTACGGCGCGCCTGCCTCAAGTTCGAAGGGCGCTTCGGCATCGTGGTCATGCATGCCGAATCAGAGACGCTGGTGGCGGCCCGCACGGGATCGCCGCTCATCATCGGTGTGGCTGCAGATGGCTACTTCATCGCCTCTGATACTCCGGCTTTTCTGGAATATACATCGACAGTGCAGTACCTGGATGACGGAGAGATGGTGGTGACGGACGGAGAGAGCATCCTCTTTTCCGACATCAAGACAGGAGTGGTGCGCGAGAAGCGCGAAATCACCATCACGTGGTCCGCAGCTCAGTCGCAGAAGGGTGAGTACGAGCACTTCATGCTCAAGGAGATCATGGAGCAGAAGGGCTCCATCGCGCGCGCCGTGAATCAGGACGAAGAGCAGATCGAAACGCTGGCGCGCGCCATCCTCGGTGCGCAGGGCACATTCCTGGTGGGGTGCGGCACGGCTGCCAAAGCGTGTATGGCGGCGGAGTACTTTTTCTCGGTCATCGCGGGGCACCACGTGAACTTCGCGCCGGCGAGCGAGTTCAAACTCTACCATCGCTTTCTCAAGCCCGAGAGCCTTCTCATTGCGGTGAGCCAGAGCGGCGAGACCGCCGATACGCTGGAGGCGATGAAGATCGCCAAAGCCAAAGGCGCGAAGGTGCTGGCGATCGTGAATACAGAGGGTTCCACCATTGCGCGCGAAGCGGATTTCACGCTGCATATCAATGCCGGTCCAGAGCGTGCCGTTGCCTCCACCAAGGCCCTCACGGGCCAGATGGCTGTTCTTCTGCTCATCGCGTACGCCATGATCGGCAAGCTCCCCAAGGGACGCACGCGGCTCCTCGAGACCGCAGCTGCCATCAATGACATGTTGAACCCGCGCTACATGCAGTTCATCGAGATGATCGCTGAGCGCATTCAGGAGAGTTCTGATCTCTACATCATTGGGAAAGGCTGGAACTACCCCATGGCGCTCGAGAGCGCGATCAAGATTCAGGAGGTGAGCTATGTGCACGCGGAGGGATTCGCCGGCGGCGAGCTGAAGCACGGACCCATCGCTCTCATCGAGAAGGGCACCCCCTGCATTGCGCTGGTGGGGAATGACGAGGTGCGTACCGATATCATCAGTAACGCGATCGAGCTCAAGGCCCGCGGCGGGTTTATCATCGGCATTTCGCCCGAGCGGCATGAGGTCTTCGACGAGTGGATCAAGGTGCCCGATGTCGATACGGCGCAGGCCATCGTGAACATCATCCCCGTGCAGGTGCTGGCGTACTTCCTGGCGGTGAAGCGGGGCAAAGATCCGGATATGCCGAGGAATCTGGCGAAGTCAGTGACTGTAAAATGATCGTCTTCCCCCTCACCCTGCCCTCTCCCATCGGGAGAGGGAATGTTTGTTGTGTTTGTTTTATCACGACCTCGGCAACGGAACCCTCTCTCCCCGAGGGAGAGAGCCGGAGAGAGGGGCCGTCATTTTTCATCCGGCGGCAGCCCGTCCGTCCTTCGCCCCTCCGGAGCTACGGAGGATGGCATATTCATTTTTCATCAGGAGGTATGCCATAGTACTTGAACAAGAACGTCGCAATGTCTTTGAAGACCGGAGCGGCGGACTGCACGCCCAGTTCCTTGCCGCGGGCCTTGGGGCGGTCGAATTTCACCAGCACCACGAACTTCGGACGCATGGCGGGCCCGTAGCCCGCAAACGACGTGATCACCGAGCCGGTGCCTGTCTCGTACTTGCCGCCCGGCCCCGCGATCTGGCTGGTTCCGGTTTTGCCCGCCAGCCGGTACCCGAGCACCTTGGCCGACTTGGCGTAGCCGTTGTTCACCGAACTGATGAGCATCGCTGTGATGGTGGCGGAGCTCTCGGGAGTGATGACCTGGTCGACAACTTTGGGCTGCGTGCGCTCCACCGTGCCGTCGGCGCGGATGACGCGGTCGATGATGATGGGCTTCATCAGCTTTCCGCCATTCGCGAGTGCGGCGAAGGCCGCCACCATCTGCAGGGGAGTGGCGGAGAGACCCTGCCCGTACGAGGAGGTGGCGAGCAGCGCATTACTCCAGTTCTTCCACGGCCGCAGCTCTCCGGGCAGCTCGTCTTCCAGCTCCACTCCCGTGATGTGCCCGAAGCCGAAGCGGTCTAAGGCGCGGTAGAAGAGCTTGCGGCCCAGCTTCATCGAGACGCTCGTCATGCAGGTGTTGATCGAAAACTCCAGACAGTTCGTCATCGTCACTTTGCCGTAGTACCGAAAGAGCGCGTTCTGGATGGTGTACTCATCCACCTTCACGGGGCCGGTGTCGTCGTACAGATCATTCGGCGTCACCTCACCCTGATCGATGGCGATCCCCATGGTGACCGGCTTCATCACGGATCCGGGCTCGTACACCGTCTGGACGGCGCGGTTCAGGTAGGCGCCCACGCCGATGCCGTTCTTGTACTTGAGCCAGACATCCGAACGGTCGGTGGGAAAGAGCTCGATGCGCGTCGTCTCGCCCAGGTAGAGGTAGGTGCGGACGATATCTTTGAGTTCGTAGAGCGCCTCGATATCCGTCAGGGCCTTCTGCTTCTCGGCCGAGAGCTTCTGTCGGCCCTCTTGGGTGAAGACATCGTCGAGGTAGGCCTTGAGGATGAACGCGCGGGTGTCGGGGTGGTAGATCTCGACGACGATCTGCTTCTGCTGTGCCGACGAGAGAATTATAGGTTCTTTCTCGTAGACTGTTCCGTAGTTGTTGCTATCGAAGAGCGGGGCATTGACCATGGCGAGGATACGGCCCGTCTCGGGATCGAGGACGATCGCCTGGCCGCTTTCGGCATCGGCCGTCTTCACGGCGGCATCCATGATCGTCTCCACCTCTTTCTGAATCGCGCGGTCGATGGTGAGGACGATGGTATCGCCGTCCTTCGGATCGACGATGCGCTGGTCTGCGGTGAGGATCTGTCCGCCGCTGGGGTCGCTCACGGTCGAGATGAGTCCCTCCTGCCCGCGGAGCTGCGGGTCAAACGTGCGCTCGATGCCGTACTGTGCCTCCTGCGTAGGATTCAGGAAACCGACCACGTGCGAGCCGACGGTCCCGTCGGGATAGTAGCGCCAGTGTTCCGGGATGAGAGCGATGCACCGCAGGGGATCGTGGATCTGCTCGGCAGCTTCGGGGCTGGCCGAGGCCTTTTTGCGCTGGAGTGTTTCTTGCAAAGATTGGAGCATGAGCTCTTTGACGCGCACCGAAACCGACGGGGGAAGGCGCCGCATGATCGAGACGTAGCGGAGCGGCCGGCTGCGCAGCTGGTCGCGGAGAACGATGGGATCCTTGCCGAGGGGTTCTGCGAGCCTGCGCGCGATGCCTGCCAGCTGGCCCTGATTGATCTGTTCGGGATCCGCCGAGATGAGGCGGGTGGCGCGGTTCACCGTAAGGCCCGCAATACCCAGTTCCTCCACGGTGCTCATCTGCTGTTTCGTCGCACCGTACAGAAGCGGGACGAAGGTGACGCGCTTCTCTGAGATGCGCTCCTCAATGGAGCGGGCGAAGCGGCGGCGCACCTCGGTTAAGTCCGGCAGCTCTGCGGCGGGCGGGGGAGGCAGCTCACTCGGCAGGGGTTCTAAGAGGGGGGCTGCGAGAAGAGCCCGCATGCGAATCATCGGGTCAAACGCCGCCGCGTACTCATTGGTGAGCTCGCGCGGACAGAGAGGGGACCCCGCCGAGCAGGCGGCGTGCACCTCGGGTGTGACCAGGATGTCGGCCAGCTTCTCCGCCACGAGCACCGGGTCATCCGTCACCAGCGGATCCACGTAGAGCAGGTCCAACGTCGTGTTCGTTGCGAGAATGCTCGTCTCGTTCGTCTTGCTGCTCTGCGAGAGGATTTCACCCCGGCGTGCCGGCAGCACCACGCCTCCGAAGTGCTGTGCCTGGGCGTAGGATCGGTACTCACTGCCGCGAAGGAGTTGCAGTTCGAGCAGCCGCGCGAGGATGATGAGCCCGCACAGTCCCAGCATCACGTGCACGATCAGCACCCGCTGCTGGAGGGAGCGGTGGCGCTGGGTCTCGGAGGGTAACCGGTACGCGTGCATGGGCGATGCAGTATAGTGCGCGGATAGGAGTGAGTGGAGCATTTTTCTTGCTGTGAGGAGGAATAAGGAATGATGAATTATGAATGAAGAATAAATGGGAGACAGTCTCTCATCCCTGACCCGTCATTGATCATTCATCATTCTTCATTCTTTATTCATAATTCCCATTCAAAGAACCAATAGCCAAGAAGCCGATTCCCTGCTATAATAATCAGATGGCTGCCAATCAGTGGGAACAGATGGACGGCAAGACTCTGTTGGACACCCTGGAGCAGCAGTGCGTTGCGCAGGGGATTTCAGATCTGCACTGTTCGCCCGAGAAAACGTACGTACGCTTCGAGGTGCGTCTGCACGGCGTGCTGGAACTTCTGGCACACATCCCGCACCCGGTCTACGTGGATTTTCTGCGGCATGTGAAATTCGCGGCGCGGCTGAAGATGAATATCACGAATATTCCGCAGGATGGTCAGCTCGTGTTCGCCGTGGCCGAGAGCGGCGGGGGCAGCCGCACGGTGAATATCCGTGTTGCCACGATTCCGTCACGTTTCGGCGAGGCCATCACCCTGCGCTTTCTCGATCCCAAGCGCGGCATCGTGGAGCTGAAGGAACTCGGGTTCCCCGATGACATGTCTCAGAGCCTTTCGGAAATGATGAAGGTCGCCAACGGGCTCTTTCTCATCACCGGTCCGACAGGGTCGGGAAAAACCACGACGCTCTACGCGCTCTTAAAGACACTCATCGGCACGCACCGCCACATCATCACCCTCGAAGATCCGGTGGAGTACGAGATCAGCGGGCTTGTGCAGAGTCAGGTGGATCCCTCGCACGACTACACCTTTGCCACGGGGCTCCGCTCCATTCTGCGCCACGATCCGAACGTCATTCTCGTCGGAGAAATCCGCGATCTGGAGACGGCGCAGACGGCCATCGATGCCTCGCTCACGGGCCACCTGGTGCTCTCGACTCTCCATACGAATTCGGCGATCGAGGCGATTCCGCGCCTGCTCTCGATGGGTGTCAGCCCCTACACCTTCGCGCCGGCGTTGCGCGGCGTGATGGCGCAGCGGTTGGTGCGTACGGTCAAAAAGGAATTGCAGCAGGAGGGGGCAAAGGTGGATCCTGCGAACAGCGCCTCGTACGGCGGCCGCACGGTCATCGCGGAACTCCTGCAGGCCACGTCTGAAATTCAGAATCTCATCCTCAGCAATGAATCGGCGACGGTCATTGAGCAGCAGGCCCGCAAGCAGGGGTACACCGGCATGCGCGATATGGGCAATGCGCTGGTGAAGCAACGGATCACCACGCAGTCCGAAGTGGATCGGGTGACACGGTGAGGTTCTTGATGTCAGATACATGTGAGAGAAATCTCGGCGAAGCAGAGCGAAGCCGGATGGATCGGGTGACACGGTGAACATTTGCGATTGGGGATACGTTCGGGCCTTCAATCGCAAATCGTCATTCGACGAATCGTAAATCCTCTGGACTTCCTGCACTTGCTTTCCTCATGCATTCACGCATACCATAACAGGCCAATCACGACTCCCTCCGTGCTCTACTACCGCCATCGTCGCAGCCACTTCGCCGTTGCAGAGACCTCGTCTCTGCGCCGGTTCCTGCGGCCGGCCATCGGAGCGATTCTGGCACTCGTGATTCTGTATTTCGCGGGTTCCTGGCTGCTCGAGAGAATCGGCATCGGGAACAACGCCCGCCAGACCGCCGTGCTGCTCTCGGTAGAGCGCGCGGGATCGGTACAGGTCTCTCTCGACGGCAAGGAATTTGCCAATGCGCAGGATGACATGAAGCTCTACGCGGCGGACCGTGTGCGCACGACCAACAGCCGTGCCGCACTTACGTTCTTCGACGGATCGGTGCTGCGCCTGAAGGAACAGACGGACATCACGATCGTGCAGAGCGACCTGAAGACGGAAGATTCCCTTCTCACGGTTCAGCTCGGTGCGGGCGAACTCTGGGTCTCGACGCTGGAGCTGCCTGTACACACCGGTTCCATCCTGCGCACGATTCAGGCGGGCGACTTCACCTACGAGATTCCGCGGGCCACGGATGCTGTCATCGGCCCGCGTTCCGCCACGGTCTACTCTGCGGCCGGACTGGGGATCAAGATTCAGATTCCGAAAGCGGTGATCCCGGTCATTGTCGGCGAGGGCCAGCAATTCGC is a genomic window of Candidatus Peribacter riflensis containing:
- a CDS encoding recombination protein RecA, coding for MAKALSSKADMTTLPKESTHSTSKNPKEEALKAALAQIEKQYGAGAIMRMGDEHAVKIECIPSGATSLDIALGGGIPKGRIVEIYGPESSGKTTLALHVIAQAQKRGGKAAFIDAEHALDVQYAKKIGVDIDALLVSQPDDGEQALEITETLVRSAGIDLIVVDSVAALTPRAEIEGMMGDSHLGLHARLMSQALRKLTAIVSKTNTTIIFINQMRMKIGVMFGNPETTTGGNALKFYASVRLDVRRIDKILEKGEGDQEIVGNRTRVKVVKNKIAPPFRQAEFDILYAKGINREGDLLDLGVKYGIVEKSGTHFRYGEEALGQGRIAACLTLAQQMKLTEQLEKEVRKAAEI
- a CDS encoding glucosamine/fructose-6-phosphate aminotransferase; this encodes MCGIIGYVGKRTDAGFLVVEGLKHLEYRGYDSWGVACKTKDGIAIRKDVGKISTVNPAEFLKSCSLAMAHTRWATHGGVTQENAHPHVSCDGKIVVVLNGIIENFETLREELKAKGHRFVSTTDTEVIPHLIEEEMKHEPDFAAAVRRACLKFEGRFGIVVMHAESETLVAARTGSPLIIGVAADGYFIASDTPAFLEYTSTVQYLDDGEMVVTDGESILFSDIKTGVVREKREITITWSAAQSQKGEYEHFMLKEIMEQKGSIARAVNQDEEQIETLARAILGAQGTFLVGCGTAAKACMAAEYFFSVIAGHHVNFAPASEFKLYHRFLKPESLLIAVSQSGETADTLEAMKIAKAKGAKVLAIVNTEGSTIAREADFTLHINAGPERAVASTKALTGQMAVLLLIAYAMIGKLPKGRTRLLETAAAINDMLNPRYMQFIEMIAERIQESSDLYIIGKGWNYPMALESAIKIQEVSYVHAEGFAGGELKHGPIALIEKGTPCIALVGNDEVRTDIISNAIELKARGGFIIGISPERHEVFDEWIKVPDVDTAQAIVNIIPVQVLAYFLAVKRGKDPDMPRNLAKSVTVK
- a CDS encoding putative holliday junction resolvase, with the protein product MARLLALDIGTKRTGVAYLDDAVGVPLPLDTLQHRSTAALVAQLEQLIRARSIDQLIIGLPLLPSGEEGSQARLVRSVAAEIGSLGLPILLKDERYTTPRGPQSDPDAIAALNLLSTVIPKHQEDC
- a CDS encoding cell division protein FtsI (penicillin-binding protein 3), which produces MLHSLLSAHYTASPMHAYRLPSETQRHRSLQQRVLIVHVMLGLCGLIILARLLELQLLRGSEYRSYAQAQHFGGVVLPARRGEILSQSSKTNETSILATNTTLDLLYVDPLVTDDPVLVAEKLADILVTPEVHAACSAGSPLCPRELTNEYAAAFDPMIRMRALLAAPLLEPLPSELPPPPAAELPDLTEVRRRFARSIEERISEKRVTFVPLLYGATKQQMSTVEELGIAGLTVNRATRLISADPEQINQGQLAGIARRLAEPLGKDPIVLRDQLRSRPLRYVSIMRRLPPSVSVRVKELMLQSLQETLQRKKASASPEAAEQIHDPLRCIALIPEHWRYYPDGTVGSHVVGFLNPTQEAQYGIERTFDPQLRGQEGLISTVSDPSGGQILTADQRIVDPKDGDTIVLTIDRAIQKEVETIMDAAVKTADAESGQAIVLDPETGRILAMVNAPLFDSNNYGTVYEKEPIILSSAQQKQIVVEIYHPDTRAFILKAYLDDVFTQEGRQKLSAEKQKALTDIEALYELKDIVRTYLYLGETTRIELFPTDRSDVWLKYKNGIGVGAYLNRAVQTVYEPGSVMKPVTMGIAIDQGEVTPNDLYDDTGPVKVDEYTIQNALFRYYGKVTMTNCLEFSINTCMTSVSMKLGRKLFYRALDRFGFGHITGVELEDELPGELRPWKNWSNALLATSSYGQGLSATPLQMVAAFAALANGGKLMKPIIIDRVIRADGTVERTQPKVVDQVITPESSATITAMLISSVNNGYAKSAKVLGYRLAGKTGTSQIAGPGGKYETGTGSVITSFAGYGPAMRPKFVVLVKFDRPKARGKELGVQSAAPVFKDIATFLFKYYGIPPDEK
- a CDS encoding general secretion pathway protein E gives rise to the protein MAANQWEQMDGKTLLDTLEQQCVAQGISDLHCSPEKTYVRFEVRLHGVLELLAHIPHPVYVDFLRHVKFAARLKMNITNIPQDGQLVFAVAESGGGSRTVNIRVATIPSRFGEAITLRFLDPKRGIVELKELGFPDDMSQSLSEMMKVANGLFLITGPTGSGKTTTLYALLKTLIGTHRHIITLEDPVEYEISGLVQSQVDPSHDYTFATGLRSILRHDPNVILVGEIRDLETAQTAIDASLTGHLVLSTLHTNSAIEAIPRLLSMGVSPYTFAPALRGVMAQRLVRTVKKELQQEGAKVDPANSASYGGRTVIAELLQATSEIQNLILSNESATVIEQQARKQGYTGMRDMGNALVKQRITTQSEVDRVTR
- a CDS encoding S23 ribosomal protein; protein product: MERDFTIFGPWQKAMALAISIHRATKEFPKDEQFGVTPQLRRAILSVAANIAEGFGRYTFADKMHKYVQARGELTEVMSFLYYCHKVDYLIENKHDELLRDCREVQRLLNALITKMDHLKALRP
- a CDS encoding ADP-ribose pyrophosphatase codes for the protein MEELYSGHGWRVTFEEAPLPNGKVKRVARVTRCDTAHIIAITDAGKVVLIREFRPFFKDYIWMLPTGRVNKEPDPKAAALRELQEETGYRADDISFLCKGSHSEGFPSINHVFVARKLTPDPLPPDDTELIETYECSVPEAIEKVCGSSHVHLPSAFGLLFYARKEGL
- a CDS encoding small subunit ribosomal protein S20; the protein is MPITSSATKAMRQSAVKRDARRPFKTRMKSAVRTLTDLAKEGKHDEAVKLLPTVMKAIDTAAKKHLIHWKNAARQKSHAASLVASLGKKK